A window of Erpetoichthys calabaricus chromosome 12, fErpCal1.3, whole genome shotgun sequence contains these coding sequences:
- the polr1d gene encoding DNA-directed RNA polymerases I and III subunit RPAC2 encodes MATEGVSRKPVLEMVQAEGADESCVTYVMHDEDHTLGNSLRYMIMKNPEVEFCGYSITHPSESKINFRIQTKGGLPAIEPFRRGLTELNDLCQHVLNTFEMSVKAYEQQSFEDMA; translated from the exons ATGGCAACCGAAGGTGTATCGAGAAAGCCCGTTTTAGAAATG GTGCAAGCAGAAGGTGCAGATGAATCCTGTGTCACCTATGTCATGCATGATGAAGATCACACTTTGGGGAATTCTCTCCGCTATATGATAATGAAAAA TCCCGAAGTTGAGTTTTGTGGATACAGCATCACTCATCCTTCAGAGAGCAAAATAAATTTCAGAATTCAAACAAAAG GAGGACTTCCTGCCATAGAACCATTTCGCAGAGGGTTGACTGAACTAAATGATTTGTGCCAGCATGTGCTTAACACATTTGAG ATGAGTGTGAAGGCATATGAACAACAGAGTTTTGAGGACATGGCATAA